The segment GTCGGACCATCCTCGCCCGCTCACTTGCAGGTGAGCGGTCCTTCGCGAGGCGTCGCCGAGTGCGCAGGCGCTCGGCTCGGTCCTCGCTCAGTTCTTGCTCTGGTCGACCAGGCGGTTCTTCTTGATCCAGGGCATCATGGCGCGCAGCTTCTCACCCACCTGCTCGATCTGGTGCTCCGAGGTCAGGCGACGACGGCTGATCAGGGTCGGCGCGCCGGCCTTGTTCTCCAGAATGAAGCTCTTGGCGTACTTGCCGGTCTGGATGTCGTGCAGGACGCGCTTCATCTCGGCCTTGGTCTCGGCGGTGATGATGCGCGGACCCGTGACGTATTCGCCCCACTCGGCCGTGTTGGAGATCGAGTAGTTCATGTTGGCGATGCCGCCTTCATAGATCAGGTCGACGATCAGCTTCACTTCGTGCAGGCACTCGAAATAGGCCATTTCCGGTGCGTAACCGGCTTCGACCAGCGTTTCAAAACCGGCGCGGATCAGCTCGACGAGACCGCCGCACAGAACGACCTGTTCGCCGAAGAGGTCGGTTTCGCACTCTTCCTTGAAGTTGGTCTCGATGATGCCCGAACGGCCGCCGCCATTGGCCGCGGCATAGCTCAGGGCCAGATCACGGGCCTTGCCGCTCTTGTCGGCATAGACGGCGATCAGGTGGGGCACGCCGCCACCCTGGGTATAGGTGCCGCGCACGGTGTGGCCGGGGGCCTTGGGGGCAACCATCCAGACGTCCAGGTCGCCACGCGGGGTGACCTGACCGTAGTGCACATTGAAGCCGTGGGCGAAGGCCAGCGAGGCGCCCTGCTTGATATTGGGCTCGACTTCCTTCTTGTAGACCTCGGCGATCTGCTCGTCGGGCAGCAGGATCATGACCACGTCGGCGGCCTTCACGGCCTCGGCGATCTCGGCGACCTTGAGGCCGGCGTTCTCGGCCTTTGCCCAGGAGGCGCCGCCACGGCGCAGACCGACGGTGACCTTGACGCCGCTGTCGTTCAGGTTCTGGGCATGGGCGTGGCCTTGTGAGCCGTAGCCGATGATGGTGACGTTCTTGCCCTTGATGAGGCTCAGATCAGCGTCCTTGTCGTAGAAAACGTTCATGTCGGTCTCCAGGAAAAATCAGTGCGGTAAGAATGCGGGGCCCAGGTTCTTGATGAACTTGTCGCCGGGCCGCCCCAAGACAAGTTCATTGCCCCCTCGGGGGGCGGCGCACGGGCCGTCAACGGCCCCGCGCCTGGGGGTGGTCATACACGGAGGATGCGCTCGCCGCGGCCGATGCCGCTGGAGCCGGTGCGCACGGTCTCCAGGATGGCGGTGCGGTCGATGGCGTCGATGAAGGCGTCGAGCTTGGTGGCGTCACCGGTGAGCTCGATGGTGTAGGTCTTCTCGGTCACGTCGATGATGCGGCCCCGGAAGATGTCGGCGGTGCGCTTCATCTCCTCGCGCTCCTTGCCCACGGCGCGGACCTTGATCAGCATGAGCTCGCGCTCGGTGTAGTTGCCCTCGGTCAGGTCCACGACCTTGACCACCTCGATCAGCCGGTTCAGGTGCTTGGTGATCTGCTCGATCACCTCGTCCGAGCCGGTGGTCACGATGGTCATGCGCGAGAGCGAGGGGTCCTCGGTGGGCGCCACGGTCAGGCTCTCGATGTTGTAGCCGCGGGCTGAGAACAGCGCGACCACGCGCGAGAGCGCGCCCGGCTCGTTCTCGAGGAGCAAAGCAATGATGTGTCTCATGAGGGTTCCTTCTTGGCGGCGGGCTCTTCAGACCGGCGGCGGTAACCGACGGCCCTTGGCGCGCGCTTGAGAGGGTTGCTAGAGGCTGGCGGACATCCGGGGGCCTGGCGCGCCGCTTCGGTCGCACCCCTCGCCGCGGTAACGGCGGGAGGCCGGCCGGCGCAGGCGGCGCCGCAGCCCGACCCTTACAGGTCTTCGGAGCCCAGCAGCATTTCCGAAATGCCCTTGCCCGCCTTGACCATGGGCCAGACGTTCTCGGTCGGATCGGTGCGCACGTCCAGGAAGACCGTGCGGTCCTTCAGGCGCATGGCTTCGCGCAGGGCCGGCTCCACATCGGAGGGCTTCTCCACCAGCAGGCCCACATGGCCATAGGCCTCGGCCAGCTTGACAAAGTCAGGCAGCGCGTCCATATAGCTGTGCGAGTAGCGGCCCTCGTAGTCCAGCTGCTGCCACTGGCGCACCATGCCCAGATAGCGGTTGTTCAGCGAGACGATCTTGACCGGCGTCTTGTACTGGAAGCAGGTCGAGAGCTCCTGGATGCACATCTGGATGGAGCCTTCGCCGGTGATGCAGAACACATCCGACTCAGGCTTGGCCAGCTTGATGCCCATGGCGTAGGGCAGGCCCACGCCCATCGTGCCGAGGCCGCCCGAAGTCATCCAGCGGTTCGGCTGCTCGAAGCCGTAGAACTGCGCCGCCCACATCTGGTGCTGGCCGACTTCCGTCGTGATGTAGGTGTCACGGTCCTTGGTCAGGTTCCACAGGGTCTCGACCACCATCTGCGGCTTGACGACCTCGTCGGAATGCTTGTAGGCCAGGCACTCGCGGCGGCGCCACTCATTGATCTGGCTCCACCAGGCGTTGATGGCATTCGAGTCCGGTTTGGCCTGCGCCTCTTTCAGCTGATGGATCAGCTCCTGCAGCACGTCCTTGACGTCGCCAACGATGGGAATGTCCACCCGCACCCGCTTGGAGATCGAGGAGGGATCGATGTCCACATGGATGATCTTGCGCTCCACCGAGCCGAAGTGCTTGGGGTTGCCGGTGATGCGGTCGTCGAAGCGTGCGCCGACGCAGATCATGACATCGCAGTCATGCATCGCCATGTTCGCCTCGTAGGAGCCGTGCATGCCCAGCATGCCCAGCCAGTTCTTGCCGGAGGCCGGATAGGCGCCGAGGCCCATCAGCGTGTTGGTGCAGGGATAGCCCAGCAGATTGACCAGCTCGCGCAGCTCGCTTGATGCCTCGCCCAGGATCACGCCGCCGCCCGTGTAGATATAGGGGCGCTTGGCCTGCAGCAGCAGCTGCACGGCCTTGCGGATCTGGCCGCTATGGCCCTTGCGCACCGGGTTGTAGGAGCGCATCTCCACCCGCTCGGGGTAGTGGAAGGCCGCCGTGTTCAGCGACACATCCTTGGGGATGTCCACCACCACCGGGCCGGGACGGCCGGTGCGGGCGATGTGGAAGGCCTTCTTGAGGGTCACCGCCAGATCACGCACGTCCTTGACCAGGAAGTTGTGCTTGACGATGGGGCGGGTGATGCCGACGGTGTCGCATTCCTGGAATGCGTCCAGGCCGATGGCCGGCGTGGGCACCTGTCCGGTGATGATCACCATCGGGATGGAGTCCATATAGGCGGTGGCAATGCCGGTGATGGCATTGGTCACACCCGGGCCCGAAGTCACGAGCGCCACGCCCACCTCGCCGGTGGCGCGTGCATAGCCATCGGCTGCGTGAATGGCCGCCTGTTCATGGCGCACCAGCACGTGCTGGATGGACTGCTGCTTGTACAGCGCGTCGTAGATGTAGAGCACCGCGCCGCCCGGATAGCCCCAGAGGTACTTGACGCTCTCGGCCTGCAGGCAGCGAACCAGGATTTCGGAGCCGTTCAGCTCCGCGGAGGAAGGGGGGAATACGGCGTTTGCGCCCTGCTATCAACAGCAGCGGCACGCTTGACTTCCGCGCTAGACATGTCCATTTAGAACCTCAGTGAATTTCTCTAACGAAAAACCATCGGTGCTCCTACTCGCGCCCTTGTGAGGCGGACTTGGAGCCTGCGCGGTCAAAAACGAGGCGCCCGGGTCGGGCAGCCGGCTTGAGACCCAAAAGCTCTTTGTGCGAAGCAACATTATGCACGCGGATCCCGCGTTTGGGCGCATGCCACGCGCGATTGCCGGCCGGAATGCAATAATTCGCGCCGATTTCGCCAGCAATCGGGCCCGCCCGCAGTCTCTTGGCCACCGAAAAAGAACTCAACGAATTCCTCCGCAGCGTCGAGAAACGAGCCTTCAAGCGCAGCGCCTATCTGGTGCGCGACGATGATGCTGCGCTGGACATCGTGCAGGACGCCATGATCCGGCTGGCCGAGAAGTACTACGACCGGCCGGCGGCAGAGCTGCCGCTGCTGTTCCAGCGCATCCTCTCCAACGCCACCATGGACTGGTTCCGGCGTCAGAAGGTGCGCAAGTCCGTGATGCAGAATCTCTCGGACTTCGAGGGAGCGGACGGGGACGACGATTTCGACCTGCTGGAATCGCTGGAAGCGCAGGACGGCATGCTGGGCAGTCTGAGCGCCGCGGACGAGGTGTCGCGGGCCCAGATCTTGCAAGCCATCGACAAGGAAGTCGCCGAACTGCCGGCGCGTCAACGCGAAGCCTTCCTCCTGCGTTACTGGGAGGAACTGGACGTCGCGGAGACGGCGTCCGTGATGGGGTGCTCGGAGGGCAGCGTGAAAACGCACTGCTCCCGTGCCGTCCATTCGCTTGCAAAATCGCTGAGGGCCAAGGGGATCACACTATGAGCAAGAAGCTGCCAATCACCGAGCTGGACGTCTCGCGCTTCGGTCTGCGCGTCGCCGCCGGCCTGAGCGAACACAACGAATCCCTGCCCGCCGACATCAGCGAGCGCCTTCGCTTCGCCCGTGAGCAGGCGCTCACCCGTGCCCGCGAAGCCCGCGCCACCGCCCCCCAGACCCAGCCCAGCCTGATCCAGCAAGGCGCCAGCCTGGCCCTGGGCGGCCCGGGCCGTGGTCGCTGGCTGAAGCTGGCCTCCCTGCTGCCCCTGCTGCTGCTGGTGGGCGGCCTGCTGCTGATCCAGCACAGCCAGTGGTACCAGCAGATCACGGCCGCCGCCGAGATGGACGCCGCCCTGCTGTCCGACAAGCTGCCGCCCGCCGCCTATGGCGACCCGGGCTTCTCCGAGTACCTCAGCGACGACGAGCAGCAACAGCCCGGCGCCGAGAACCCCGACGCCAAAGAGTGAGCGAGGCACTGACCCGTAGCATGACCCGCCTGGCCCCCTGCCCGCTCGGCCGCCTCAGCCTCGCCCTTGCCCTTGCCTGCTGCGGCCTGCCCGCATTGCAGGCCCAGCCCGCCGAGCCCGCCGCCTCGGCGCCCGCACCTACAGACCTGGCCGCCTCGGCCGCACCGGTCCCTGCGCCAGTCGCGGCACCTGCACCGGCCCCAGCGCCCGTGACGGCCAAGCCCGCGCCGACACCGGTGCAGGCCGGCAATCTCGACTGGCGTGCCCTGAGCGCCAGCCAGCGCCAGATCCTGGCCCCCTTGGAAGCGGAATGGGCCGGCCTGGACGCCTCCCGCCGCAGCAAATGGCTGGAACTGGCCGCCCGCTACCCGCAGCTGCCCGAGGATGAGCAGCAACGGGTGCAGCAACGCATGATGGACTGGGTGCGCCTGAGCCCCAGCGAGCGCCAGCAGGCGCGTCTGGCCTTCCAGGCCGCGCGGCAGCTGCAGGCCGATGAGCGCCAAGCCAAGTGGGAGGCCTACCAGGCCCTGCCCGAAGAGAAGCGCCAGCAACTGGCCGACAAGGCGGCGCAGAAGGCCGCGGCCCACAAACCCGCTCCCCTGCTGCAAAGCCCGGTGGCCGGCGCCGAGAGCAAGCCGGCCGCCAGCCTGGCCAAGCCCAGCCTGGTGCTGCTGCGCCCCGAAGCCGGCGGCCCGCCCGTGGGGCCCACGGTGCTGCAGGCCCGACCCGGCGCCACCACGGTGCTGATCAACCAGGGCCGCAGCCAGCTGCGCCAGCCCACCGGCCATCCCCAGCTGGCCATCGATATGCAGCGTCTGGACCCCAAGACCCTGCTGCCCAAGGCCGGGCCTCAGCCAGCGCGGCAATAAGCCCGGCAATAATCGCGCCCCATGAGCGAGATTTCCGGCGCCGAGCGCGCCGCCCCTTCAGCGCCGCCCGTGCCCGGGCTGGCGCGCCGTCTGGCCGCCTTTCTCTACGAGGGCGTGCTGCTCTTCGGCGTGGTCTTCCTGGCCGGCTACCTCTATTCCGCCCTAACCCAGCAACGCCACGCCATGCAGGGCCAGCACGGGCTGCAGGCCTTTCTCTTCGTGGTGCTGGGCATCTATTTCGTCTGGTTCTGGTCGCGCGGCGGCCAGACGGTGGCGATGAAAGCCTGGCATATCCGCGTGGTGGATGCCCAGGGCCGGGGCCTGAGCCAGTCGCGCGCGCTGGCGCGCTATCTGCTGTCCTGGCTGTGGTTCATGCCCGCCCTGCTGAGCGTCTACCTGCTGGGCCTGCAGCACCAGGCCGGCGCCATCTTCTCCAGCCTGGGCATGGGCGTGATCGCCTATGCCGCCCTGGCCTGGCTGCATCCGCGCCGCCAGTTCCTGCATGACGCCCTGTGCGGCACCCAGCTGGTGACCCAGCTGCCGCCTGCCAGGAAGCCCAAGCCATGAACGCACCTCAACAAGCCTCTGACAACCCCCACAAGGGCCGCACCGGCCTGGACCGCATCCTGCGCGCCGCCGGCTATTCCTGGGCCGGGCTGCGCGCGGCCTACAGCGGCGAGAGCGCTTTCCGCCAGGAGGTCTGGCTGATGGTGGTGGCCACGCCCCTGGCCTTCTGGCTGGGCCAAGGCTGGGTGGAGGTGGCTCTGCTGATCGGCTCCCTGCTGCTGGTGCTGATCGTGGAGCTGCTGAACTCGGGCATCGAGGCGGCCATCGACCGCGTGGGCTTCGAGCTGCACGACCTTTCAAAGCGCGCCAAGGACCTGGCCAGCGCGGCCGTGCTGCTGGCTCTGCTGCTGGCCGGCGGCGTGTGGGCCGCCGCGGCCTATCAGCGCTTTATCGGCTGACCGTCGGCTGACCATAGGCTGACGGTACCGCCGCGCGACAGCGGCCAAGCCGTCAGCGACGGGAGGGCCTCAGACCGCTGCTTCGTCGGTCTCGCCGGTGCGAATGCGCACCACCTGCTCCACCGGGGTGACGAAGATCTTGCCGTCACCGATCTTGCCGGTCTTGGCGGCCTTGAGGATGGCGTCGATGCAGCGGTCGACCTCGTCGTCGCGCACCACCACCTCCACCTTCACCTTGGGCAGAAAGTCCACCACGTACTCGGCGCCGCGATAGAGCTCGGTATGGCCCTTCTGGCGGCCAAAGCCCTTGACCTCGGTGACGGTCAGGCCCGAAGCACCCACCTCGGCCAGGGCCTCGCGGACTTCGTCCAGCTTGAAAGGCTTGATGATGGCGGTGATCTGCTTCATGGCACGGGCTCCGGAAGGGGTTTATGAACTGTCTGTGATTTAAGCATGGATCGCCGTCTCAGTCGGGGATGCGGGCCAGGTCGGCCAGCCAGACCGCGGCCTGCGAATCGCTGGGCGCACGCCAGTCGCCCCGCGGCGACAGCGAGCCGCCGCTGCCCACCTTGGGCGCATTGGGCACGCAGCTGCGCTTGAACTGGCTGCCCTGGAAGAAGCGGCGCACAAAGATGGCCAGCACCCGCTTGATCTCGGCCAGGCTGTATTCGTTGCGCGCCACATGGGCCTCGTCGGGCCAGGCGCCCTGCCCGCGGTCGCCCCAGGCATGGCGGGCCAGGAAGGCGATCTTGGCCGGCGCATAGCCGTGGCGCAGGGTGTAGAAGAGGTTGAAGTCCTGCAGCTCGTAAGGGCCGATGGTGGCCTCGGTGCTCTGCAAGACCTGACCCTGGGCCGCGGCGCTTGCCGGCACCAGCTCGGGGCTGATCTCGGTGCCCAGGATGTCCAGCAGCACGCCGTGGTCCACCGCCTGGCCGAGCTGGCGGGTCTCGGCCACCCAGCGCACCAGGTACTGGATCAGGGTTTTGGGCACGCTGGCGTTCACGTTGTAGTGCGACATATGGTCGCCCACGCCATAGGTGCACCAGCCCAGGGCCAGCTCGCTCAGATCGCCCGTGCCCAGCACCAGGGCGCCCTGGTGATTGGCCAGGCGGAAGAGGTGGTTGGTGCGCTCGCCCGCCTGCACATTCTCGAAGGTCACGTCATAGACCGGCTCGCCGCGGGCATAGGGGTGATCCAGGTCCTTGAGCATCTGCAGGCAGCTGGGGCGGATATCGATCTCGGCCGCCTCGCAGCCCACGGCGCGCATCAGACGCCAGGCCTGGTCACGGGTGCGCTCGCCGGTGGCAAAGCCCGGCATGGTGTAGGCCAGGATGTGGCTGCGCGGCCAGCCCAGCTTGTCCATGGCGCGCGCGGCCACCAGCAGGGCGTGGGTGGAATCCAGGCCGCCCGAGATGCCCACAACCAGCTTCTTGATGCCGCTGGAGGCCAGGCGCTGCACCAGGGCCTGCACCTGGATGTTGTAGACCTCCTGGCAGCGCTCGTCGCGTCGCGCCCGGTCGGCCGGCACATAGGGAAAGCGCTCCACGCGGCGCGCCAGGGGCAGGGGCGCGTCCAGCGCCAGGCCCAGGCTGAAGCTCACGGTACGAAAGCCCTTGAGCTGGGCCGCGTGCTGGCGCACCGAGTCGCCAAAGCTGGTCTGGCGCATGCGCTCGCGGGCCAGGCGCTCCAGATCGATATCGGCCGTGATCAGCTGCGAGCCCGCCGCATAGCGTTCGGACTCGGCCAGCAGCTCCCCGTTCTCGCACAGCAGGGCGTGGCCATCCCAGGCCAGATCGGTGCTGGACTCGCCCTGCCCCGCCGAGCTGTAGGCATAGGCCGCCAGGCAGCGGGCCGACTGCTGGGCCACCAACTGACGCCGATAAGCGGCCTTGCCCACCAGGGCATTGGAGGCCGAGAGGTTGAGCAGCAGGCTGGCGCCCGCCAGAGCCGCATAGGACGAGGGCGGAATGGGCGTCCAGACGTCCTCGCAGATCTCGGCATGCAGGCGCAGCAGGGGCAGATCGCTGGCGGCAAAGATCAGGCGGCTGCCAAAGGGTACGCGCTGACCCAAGAGCTCAATCTCATCGCCCAGGGCCTCGTCGGCCGCGCTGAACTGGCGTGCCTCATAGAACTCGCCGTAGTTGGGCAGATAGCTCTTGGGCTGCACGCCCAGCAGGCGGCCGCGCTGCAGCAGCACCGCGCAGTTGAAAAGCCGCTGCTCGAAGCGCAGGGGCAGGCCCACCACCGCCACCGTGGGCAGGGCCTCCGAGGCCTTGAGCAGGGCCGCCAGGGCCGCCTCGCAGCCGTCCAGCAGGGCGCGCTGGTGGAAGAGGTCGTCGCAGGTATAGCCCGAGAGCCCCAGCTCCGGAAAGGCCACCACGGCGGCGCCGCGTGCCGCGGCCTCGCGCAGCAGCTCGGCATGGCACTCGCTATTGAAGCGCGGATCGGCCACCCGGCACTCGGGCGAGGCCAGGGCGATGCGGGCGAAATCGTGCGCGTAGAGATTGTCGAAATGCATGCCCGAATCCTGCCATCAAAGCGCGGGGTTTGCGCCTGCCCCTAAGATTTGCGCCGATGAGCGCGCCCCTTGCCGATGATGAGCTGCACCTGCGGGTCGATGACGATCCCGCCGCCCTGCCCCGCGAGGCCTGGAACGCGCTGCTGGCGGCCTCGGCCCAGCCCACGCCTTTCATGCGCCTGGAGTATCTGCAGGCCCTGCACGGCAGCGGCTCGGCCGTGGCCCAGACCGGCTGGCAGCCGCAGTTTCTGAGCCTGTGGCGTGGCCGGCAGCCAGAGAGAGCGGAACTGCTCGCCGCCTGCCCCGCCTATCTGAAAGCCCACAGCTACGGCGAATATGTATTCGACTGGGCCTGGGCCGACGCCTACCGCCGCCACGGCCTGGACTACTACCCCAAGCTGCTGGTGGCCGTGCCCTTCACGCCGGTGCCGGGCAGCCGCCTGCTGGCGCGCGACGCGGCCGCTCGCCGCCTGCTGATGCAGGGTCTGCAGACCCTGGCCGAGCGCCTGGATCTGTCTTCCGCCCACCTGCTCTTCGGTGATGCGGCCGATTTCGCGGCGGCCCAGGCCCAGGGCTGGATGCAGCGCGAGGGCGTGCAGTTCCACTGGCGCAACCGCGAGCCCCAGCCCTATGCCGATTTCGCGGACTTCCTGGCCTCGCTGCAGCGCGAGAAGCGCAAGAAGATCCAGCAGGAGCAGCGCCGCGTGCGCGAGGCCGGCATCGTCTACGAGGTGCTGCAGGGCGCGCAGATCACGGCGGCCGACTGGGACTTCTTCCACCACTGCTACCAGCTCACCTACCGCGCCCA is part of the Shinella sp. XGS7 genome and harbors:
- a CDS encoding DUF3619 family protein encodes the protein MSKKLPITELDVSRFGLRVAAGLSEHNESLPADISERLRFAREQALTRAREARATAPQTQPSLIQQGASLALGGPGRGRWLKLASLLPLLLLVGGLLLIQHSQWYQQITAAAEMDAALLSDKLPPAAYGDPGFSEYLSDDEQQQPGAENPDAKE
- a CDS encoding RNA polymerase sigma factor; amino-acid sequence: MATEKELNEFLRSVEKRAFKRSAYLVRDDDAALDIVQDAMIRLAEKYYDRPAAELPLLFQRILSNATMDWFRRQKVRKSVMQNLSDFEGADGDDDFDLLESLEAQDGMLGSLSAADEVSRAQILQAIDKEVAELPARQREAFLLRYWEELDVAETASVMGCSEGSVKTHCSRAVHSLAKSLRAKGITL
- a CDS encoding diacylglycerol kinase yields the protein MNAPQQASDNPHKGRTGLDRILRAAGYSWAGLRAAYSGESAFRQEVWLMVVATPLAFWLGQGWVEVALLIGSLLLVLIVELLNSGIEAAIDRVGFELHDLSKRAKDLASAAVLLALLLAGGVWAAAAYQRFIG
- a CDS encoding RDD family protein yields the protein MSEISGAERAAPSAPPVPGLARRLAAFLYEGVLLFGVVFLAGYLYSALTQQRHAMQGQHGLQAFLFVVLGIYFVWFWSRGGQTVAMKAWHIRVVDAQGRGLSQSRALARYLLSWLWFMPALLSVYLLGLQHQAGAIFSSLGMGVIAYAALAWLHPRRQFLHDALCGTQLVTQLPPARKPKP
- the ilvC gene encoding ketol-acid reductoisomerase, with the protein product MNVFYDKDADLSLIKGKNVTIIGYGSQGHAHAQNLNDSGVKVTVGLRRGGASWAKAENAGLKVAEIAEAVKAADVVMILLPDEQIAEVYKKEVEPNIKQGASLAFAHGFNVHYGQVTPRGDLDVWMVAPKAPGHTVRGTYTQGGGVPHLIAVYADKSGKARDLALSYAAANGGGRSGIIETNFKEECETDLFGEQVVLCGGLVELIRAGFETLVEAGYAPEMAYFECLHEVKLIVDLIYEGGIANMNYSISNTAEWGEYVTGPRIITAETKAEMKRVLHDIQTGKYAKSFILENKAGAPTLISRRRLTSEHQIEQVGEKLRAMMPWIKKNRLVDQSKN
- a CDS encoding GNAT family N-acetyltransferase, producing the protein MSAPLADDELHLRVDDDPAALPREAWNALLAASAQPTPFMRLEYLQALHGSGSAVAQTGWQPQFLSLWRGRQPERAELLAACPAYLKAHSYGEYVFDWAWADAYRRHGLDYYPKLLVAVPFTPVPGSRLLARDAAARRLLMQGLQTLAERLDLSSAHLLFGDAADFAAAQAQGWMQREGVQFHWRNREPQPYADFADFLASLQREKRKKIQQEQRRVREAGIVYEVLQGAQITAADWDFFHHCYQLTYRAHHSTPYLRREFFAAMQSEMAEHWLLFVAKRVVDDVAQRVAASLIALDPHARRAYGRYWGSLEPIPCLHFDACYYQPLAWCIAQGYRAFEGGAQGEHKMARGLLPVGTGSSHWLAHPDFSQAVNDFLAREGQAMRGYMDELSEHHPFKQGA
- a CDS encoding NAD(+) synthase; this translates as MHFDNLYAHDFARIALASPECRVADPRFNSECHAELLREAAARGAAVVAFPELGLSGYTCDDLFHQRALLDGCEAALAALLKASEALPTVAVVGLPLRFEQRLFNCAVLLQRGRLLGVQPKSYLPNYGEFYEARQFSAADEALGDEIELLGQRVPFGSRLIFAASDLPLLRLHAEICEDVWTPIPPSSYAALAGASLLLNLSASNALVGKAAYRRQLVAQQSARCLAAYAYSSAGQGESSTDLAWDGHALLCENGELLAESERYAAGSQLITADIDLERLARERMRQTSFGDSVRQHAAQLKGFRTVSFSLGLALDAPLPLARRVERFPYVPADRARRDERCQEVYNIQVQALVQRLASSGIKKLVVGISGGLDSTHALLVAARAMDKLGWPRSHILAYTMPGFATGERTRDQAWRLMRAVGCEAAEIDIRPSCLQMLKDLDHPYARGEPVYDVTFENVQAGERTNHLFRLANHQGALVLGTGDLSELALGWCTYGVGDHMSHYNVNASVPKTLIQYLVRWVAETRQLGQAVDHGVLLDILGTEISPELVPASAAAQGQVLQSTEATIGPYELQDFNLFYTLRHGYAPAKIAFLARHAWGDRGQGAWPDEAHVARNEYSLAEIKRVLAIFVRRFFQGSQFKRSCVPNAPKVGSGGSLSPRGDWRAPSDSQAAVWLADLARIPD
- the ilvN gene encoding acetolactate synthase small subunit, which produces MRHIIALLLENEPGALSRVVALFSARGYNIESLTVAPTEDPSLSRMTIVTTGSDEVIEQITKHLNRLIEVVKVVDLTEGNYTERELMLIKVRAVGKEREEMKRTADIFRGRIIDVTEKTYTIELTGDATKLDAFIDAIDRTAILETVRTGSSGIGRGERILRV
- a CDS encoding P-II family nitrogen regulator, translated to MKQITAIIKPFKLDEVREALAEVGASGLTVTEVKGFGRQKGHTELYRGAEYVVDFLPKVKVEVVVRDDEVDRCIDAILKAAKTGKIGDGKIFVTPVEQVVRIRTGETDEAAV
- a CDS encoding DUF3106 domain-containing protein, giving the protein MTRLAPCPLGRLSLALALACCGLPALQAQPAEPAASAPAPTDLAASAAPVPAPVAAPAPAPAPVTAKPAPTPVQAGNLDWRALSASQRQILAPLEAEWAGLDASRRSKWLELAARYPQLPEDEQQRVQQRMMDWVRLSPSERQQARLAFQAARQLQADERQAKWEAYQALPEEKRQQLADKAAQKAAAHKPAPLLQSPVAGAESKPAASLAKPSLVLLRPEAGGPPVGPTVLQARPGATTVLINQGRSQLRQPTGHPQLAIDMQRLDPKTLLPKAGPQPARQ